The stretch of DNA CACGATGAGGACGACGAGCACCCAGATGGCGCGCTCCGCACCCGAGATGCCGTCCGCGCGCGCGATGCTGACGAATGCCAGAACCCAGACGGCCGCGAGGGCGAGGACCGCCAGGATGATGAGCAGGTGCCATCCGGCGAGATTCGAGAACATGCACGACAGTCTCGCCGGGGCCGCGTACTGTCGACAACCTCGCGGCGACACGGTCGGACGCGCTCGCTAGGGTCGAGGTCATGGCTGCACCTCGCGTTCTGTTCATCGGCGGCAAAGGGATCATCAGCACCGCCGCCGGCCGCCTCGCCGTCGAGAGGGGCATGGACCTCACACTCCTCAACCGCGGAAAGGACACCACCCGCGCCGTCGCCGACGGGGTGAAGCAGATCATCGGCGACGCCACCGACCCCGATTCCATGCGCGCGGCCATCGGCTCCGACGAATACGACGTCGTCGTCAACTTCCACTCCTTCACCCCGCAACAGGCGGCCGCTGACGTCGAGCTGTTCTCGGGCCGCGTCGGCCACTACGTCTACATCTCCTCGGCGTCGGCGTACCAGAAGCCCGTCGAGCACCTTCCGATCACCGAGTCGACGCCGCTGCGCAACCCGTACTGGCAGTACTCTCGCGACAAGATCGCGAGCGAAGAGGTACTCACCGCCGCCTACCGTGAGTCCGCGTTCCCGGTCACCGTCGTGCGCCCCTCGCACACGTACGACCGCACTTCGATCCCGATCGTCGGGCACTGGACCG from Herbiconiux sp. L3-i23 encodes:
- a CDS encoding PLDc N-terminal domain-containing protein, giving the protein MFSNLAGWHLLIILAVLALAAVWVLAFVSIARADGISGAERAIWVLVVLIVPVVGAVLWFAIGRPRLGRAG
- a CDS encoding NAD-dependent epimerase/dehydratase family protein, with product MAAPRVLFIGGKGIISTAAGRLAVERGMDLTLLNRGKDTTRAVADGVKQIIGDATDPDSMRAAIGSDEYDVVVNFHSFTPQQAAADVELFSGRVGHYVYISSASAYQKPVEHLPITESTPLRNPYWQYSRDKIASEEVLTAAYRESAFPVTVVRPSHTYDRTSIPIVGHWTAVDRIRRGKPVIVPGDGTSLWTLTHTDDFARAFVGLLGETRAVGEAVHITSDEALTWNQITTLVARAAGREPELVHIASESIGAELPDIGPGLVGDKSNSVIFDNSKIKSLVPGWVATIPYRVGVHEAIDWHDADESRREVDPELDAAFDRLVERHTR